A region of the Methanobacterium spitsbergense genome:
AGGTTAATCGAAATTTTTTTTCACAAACCCCAACACCCATTAACTTGACAGCCTCTATTTTTTTTAGAATTTAAAATTTATAGACTTTGAAATAGTATTTTGCCTCGTAATCAAGCATCACATATATAGCTTTAACTTATAAATGAATGCATTTACTCATATATGCACTCATTCATACATTTAAATAGTAACTATGTCATATACGCAGGGCTGGATTAATTTAAAGATGTGAATAGAAGAGATGATTTTATCAAACAAAAATATATTAGTAAATATTGAGTAGAATAAATGTCCAGATGGTTAACGCATTTCCATCTTCACAGAAACTAAGATAAGTCCTAATACCATTCCAAGACTAGATAAGTTTCCAATTACTCCCGCAACTACAGGACTCCTGAAATATATAACAGAAACCGTAAAAATGGCTATTGCAATTAATTCAATTCCCACAAACATACCTACCAATGCACTAATTTTAACAATTAAATTATCTAAGAACATGATATTTCTCCTATTGTTATAAATTCAATAAATAATAACATTATTTTTTTTTAACTTTCACCTGACAGAGTCTTTAATGATTTAATTTTTAAATCATTTCACTACAGGAAGTATATTTCCTCTTTAAGTTAAACGAATTTTTTTTATAAGATTTTCTTATAAGACAAAGATTTTATTCATTGGTTTAATTGATATTTATAATGAACGATCTTCCCAGTGATTAATATCTATTATTTCTGATGCATTGTCTAAGATTAGCCTGCAGTCTTGGCTTAAATGTTTAAGATGGACCTTTTTATCCAATTTTGCATATCTTTCAGTTACAGTATTTAATGCTTCAATTGCTGAATGATCTCTAACAGTAGATTTGCTAAAGTCAATAATTATTTCATCAGGATCATTTGAATAATCAAATATATCTTTGAAAGTGGTTACTGAACCAAAGAAAAGAGGGCCGGATATTTTGTAGTGTTTTACTTGATTTTCATCGACTGTTACTTTTGCGTTAATTCTTTTTCCACTTTCCCATGCAAATACTAATGCAGAAATAACAACTCCAACAATAACGGCTAATGCAAGGTTATTGAATATTGCAGTGATTGAAGTGACTGTTACCATTACCACCACATCGATTCTTGGTACTTTTTTAAATATTTTCAATGAAGTCCACTCAAATGTACCTAGAGCAACCATAAACATTAAACCAACTAATGCGGCCATAGGTATTTTTTCCACTAGTGAAGAGCCTGCCAGGATGAATATTAATAATCCCAGGGCTGCCACAATTCCAGAAATTCGGGTTCTACCTCCTGAAGTGATGTTAATAATGCTTTGGCCCACCATGGCACAGCCACCCATTCCACTAAAGAACCCACAAACTAGATTTGCTACTCCCTGACCTATACTTTCTTTATTTCCCCGTCCACGGGTTTCTGTCATTTCATCTATAATATTCAGTGTCAATAAACTTTCAATCAATCCAACTAAAGCCATTATAATGGAATAAGGTAATATGATTTGAAGAGTTTCAAGATTCAATGGAACTAATGGTATGTGAAATGCAGGAAAACCTCCGGCAATTGAAGTTATGTCACCAACTGTTTTTGTAGAAATTTGGAATATTATTGTAATAGCTGAAACTACCACAATTGCAGTTAAAGCTGCAGGAACAGCTTTTGTAACCTTAGGCAACAGATAAATAATAGCCATTGTTAATGCTACAAATCCTAACATTATCCAAAGTGTAGGTCCGGTTATCCAGCTTCCATCCCCGGTTTTAAACTGTGCAAACTGTGCAACAAAAATGAGTATTGCTAGACCATTTAAAAAACCGAACATTACAGCATGTGGAACTAAACGAACGAATTTTCCGAGCTTTAAAATACCAATTGCTATTTGAATAAGACCCATTAAAATTATAGCTGCAAATAAATATTCAACACCATGCTGCACTACCAAAGCAACTATTACCACTGCTATAGAACCAGTAGCACCGGAGATCATTCCAGGTCTGCCACCAATCATAGTTGTTATCAATCCTATAATAAAAGCCGTGTATAATCCAATTAAAGGATTTACATGTGCAATTATTGAAAAAGCAACAGCTTCAGGTACTAGAGCTAAAGCTACGGTAATACCTGATAAAACATCATCTTTAAGATTTAACTTAATTTTATTTTTAAAATTTAAAAACATAAAATTATCAACCCAATCATTTCTTTTTGATATAAAGTATTACATATTCACTAAAAATTCAAAATAAGAAAATCTAACTGACCAAGTTTCATAATTGATAAATTATTCAAATATATACCAAAAAAACAAGTATCCTAATTATGATAACTCTTTAATTTGGAATAAAACTTAGAAAGAAATGATTTTCCGTTCTATTAATGATTTGGGCTGATTGTTCAAGGTTTTCCAGTTGTTGGTCCATCGAATACTTGTGCCTGTCCATTACGAAGTAAGTGAATATCTCTGCCCAGTTTATAACCCTCTTCTTCGGCTAATTCAGCATATGCTGTCAACATTTCAAGGTTTCCATGGGCAGGTATTAGATGGTTAGCGTTGAGCATTCTTATGAAGTCACGATGGTCTTCACGACCAGCATGGCCTGAAACATGTGCGTTGGTAAATATTCTCGCACCACTCGACTTGAGTCTTCTCTCCATAAGGTTACGGTTGGCTCTATTCAGTGGGTTGGGTATTACAGGTGCAGATATTACAATA
Encoded here:
- a CDS encoding SulP family inorganic anion transporter, coding for MFLNFKNKIKLNLKDDVLSGITVALALVPEAVAFSIIAHVNPLIGLYTAFIIGLITTMIGGRPGMISGATGSIAVVIVALVVQHGVEYLFAAIILMGLIQIAIGILKLGKFVRLVPHAVMFGFLNGLAILIFVAQFAQFKTGDGSWITGPTLWIMLGFVALTMAIIYLLPKVTKAVPAALTAIVVVSAITIIFQISTKTVGDITSIAGGFPAFHIPLVPLNLETLQIILPYSIIMALVGLIESLLTLNIIDEMTETRGRGNKESIGQGVANLVCGFFSGMGGCAMVGQSIINITSGGRTRISGIVAALGLLIFILAGSSLVEKIPMAALVGLMFMVALGTFEWTSLKIFKKVPRIDVVVMVTVTSITAIFNNLALAVIVGVVISALVFAWESGKRINAKVTVDENQVKHYKISGPLFFGSVTTFKDIFDYSNDPDEIIIDFSKSTVRDHSAIEALNTVTERYAKLDKKVHLKHLSQDCRLILDNASEIIDINHWEDRSL